In one window of Tripterygium wilfordii isolate XIE 37 chromosome 1, ASM1340144v1, whole genome shotgun sequence DNA:
- the LOC119999109 gene encoding nuclear pore complex protein NUP58 isoform X2, protein MAFSMFSTPQQQQPQQQLFQTQPFQQSSPLFPQQQQQQQQQPEQQQQQLYLFTNDKAPANYSTKWADLHPDSQKFLLHIEERILEYRDESQRLDQCSRLYDSSVSNEGFELDASHVVQELGSISTAMEQQKALLHELMTNVKVMLRNTEVAIRSFTMLRPRFAHPNVGGASSATAPSQAPGTVTPGSTVQQSVTSIVPLFDFYSGLPKKPSPFLQQTVARFEKYLGECRQWIEELEQLLFLDSDRNSSNPGALLQSLPKVMSNVHDFFVHVAAKVESIHQYIESMRTAYLADQRRRGAGNDPFLEANRRETAKQEAAAKRVHPTLHLPPNPQPSTKVAGLFASSSTPGQSTALQTVAGPSAGSSGGGFSLLNTPSSAPSVSMPSSSLFATPSTSAPVSSLFGSSGASPQTPLFGPSSASLFGSASTPSLFNTAASTFGPATSAGGGLFSTPFASGAATGSGASFGPSSSSRPKSRTARR, encoded by the exons ATGGCGTTTTCTATGTTTTCAACTCCCCAGCAACAGCAGCCCCAGCAACAGCTCTTCCAGACCCAGCCTTTCCAACAAAGTAGCCCTCTTTTCccacaacaacaacagcagcagcaacagcaacctgaacaacagcagcagcagttgTACCTATTTACCAATGATAAAGCGCCAGCGAATTACAGTACCAAATGGGCAGATCTCCATCCGGATTCCCAGAAGTTTCTCCTCCATATTGA GGAACGAATATTGGAGTATCGGGATGAGAGCCAGAGGTTAGATCAGTGTAGTCGTCTTTATGATTCCTCAGTTTCCAATGAAGGTTTTGAGCTTGATGCTAGCCATGTTGTACAG GAACTTGGTAGTATTAGTACTGCCATGGAACAGCAGAAAGCTCTGCTGCACGAACTGATGACCAATGTTAAAGTTATGTTGAGAAATACAGAGGTAGCCATTCGTTCTTTTACTATGTTACGTCCAAGGTTTGCTCATCCGAATGTGGGAGGTGCTTCAAGTGCCACCGCACCATCACAAGCTCCGGGAACCGTGACGCCAGGTTCTACTGTTCAACAATCAGTTACGTCTATAGTGCCCCTTTTTGATTTCTATAGTGGGCTTCCAAAGAAACCATCTCCATTCCTGCAGCAGACAGTTGCCAGATTTGAGAAATACTTGGGTGAGTGTCGGCAGTGGATTGAAGAGTTAGAGCAATTGTTATTCTTAGACTCTGACAGAAATTCTTCTAATCCGGGAGCCTTACTACAGTCCCTTCCAAAAGTCATGTCAAATGTACACGATTTTTTTGTTCATGTGGCTGCCAAG GTGGAGAGTATTCATCAGTACATTGAATCAATGAGAACTGCTTATCTTGCTGACCAGCGCCGCCGGGGGGCCGGAAATGATCCTTTTCTTGAGGCTAATCGTAGGGAAACAGCGAAACAAGAAGCTGCTGCCAAGAGGGTGCATCCAACTTTGCACTTACCGCCAAACCCACAGCCTTCGACAAAAGTTGCTGGTTTGTTTGCCAGCTCCAGTACCCCTGGTCAATCAACTGCTCTACAGACAGTTGCAGGACCATCAGCTGGTTCTTCGGGGGGTGGATTCTCTCTTTTAAACACACCATCTTCTGCTCCATCTGTCTCCATGCCGTCATCTTCATTGTTTGCAACGCCTTCTACCTCTGCTCCCGTATCTTCTTTGTTTGGATCATCTGGTGCCTCACCCCAGACACCACTGTTTGGTCCCTCGTCAGCATCACTGTTTGGTTCTGCTTCAACTCCCTCTTTGTTCAATACCGCTGCTTCAACTTTTGGTCCAGCCACTTCTGCGGGAGGTGGACTATTTTCAACTCCATTTGCTTCAG GTGCTGCAACTGGATCGGGGGCTAGCTTTGGTCCTTCATCT TCATCGCGTCCAAAGTCTCGAACTGCTCGGCGCTAG
- the LOC119995074 gene encoding putative methylesterase 19 produces MADIASVVFHFVLVHGACHGAWSWYKVKPQLEAAGHRVTAFDLAASGINNKSIEEVRSFHEYSKPLLEILASSPSDHEKVILVGHSLGGLSVALGMDYFPHKISVAVFVSALMPDTTHLSLYVAEKLTERTSADYWQDTQFANYSNSDPPLMSALLGPKILASKLYQLSPVEDLELAKVLVRPGPLFQKGFAKGDKYSNAGYGAVTRVYVVCDEDKAIPVDFQRWMIENYPAKEVREIKGADHMAMNSKPKQLSRHLLEIAHKYS; encoded by the exons atggcggATATAGCAAGTGTTGTGTTCCATTTTGTTCTAGTGCACGGTGCATGCCATGGAGCTTGGAGTTGGTACAAGGTGAAACCACAACTAGAGGCTGCCGGCCACCGTGTCACCGCCTTCGACCTCGCCGCCTCTGGTATAAACAATAAATCAATCGAGGAGGTTCGATCGTTTCATGAGTACAGTAAGCCTTTGCTGGAGATTTTGGCATCAAGTCCTAGTGATCATGAGAAGGTTATACTAGTTGGGCACAGCCTAGGAGGTCTAAGTGTGGCTTTAGGCATGGACTATTTCCCTCATAAGATCTCAGTTGCTGTGTTTGTTTCAGCCCTCATGCCTGATACCACACATCTGTCTTTATATGTTGCTGAGAAG CTGACGGAGAGGACTTCAGCAGACTACTGGCAAGACACTCAATTTGCAAACTACAGCAACTCTGATCCACCTCTCATGTCAGCACTTCTTGGGCCTAAGATCTTGGCATCCAAGCTCTATCAGCTCTCCCCTGTTGAG GATCTTGAATTGGCAAAGGTTTTGGTTAGGCCAGGACCATTGTTTCAAAAAGGTTTTGCGAAGGGGGACAAGTATTCTAATGCAGGTTACGGGGCAGTAACAAGGGTGTATGTGGTATGCGATGAAGACAAAGCAATTCCTGTGGATTTCCAGCGCTGGATGATCGAAAATTACCCAGCTAAGGAAGTGAGGGAGATTAAAGGAGCAGATCATATGGCTATGAATTCTAAGCCAAAACAACTCTCCCGTCACCTCCTGGAGATAGCCCATAAGTATTCCTAA
- the LOC119999122 gene encoding salicylic acid-binding protein 2-like, whose translation MVEVMKQEHFVLVHGACHGAWSWYKLKPRLEAAGHRVTTLDLAASGIDRKAIEDVHSIDEYSEPLLEIMASLPHDEKVILVGHSLGGLSLALAMDKFPEKISVAVFLTAFMPDTTHPASYILDQYNERTPAKAWLDTQFAPYGDSDPPLMTMFFGPKFFASKLYQLSPVEDLELSKVLARPGSLFLADLAKAKKFTNEGYGAVTRVFVLCGEDKAIPVEFQRWMIQNSPVQEVLEIMDADHMPMNSKTQELCDCLVEIAQKHS comes from the exons ATGGTAGAAGTCATGAAACAAGAGCATTTTGTTTTAGTGCATGGGGCATGCCATGGGGCTTGGTCTTGGTACAAGCTGAAACCACGACTCGAGGCCGCCGGCCACCGTGTCACAACGCTCGATCTCGCGGCCTCGGGCATAGACAGGAAGGCAATAGAAGATGTTCACTCAATTGATGAATACAGTGAGCCTTTGTTGGAGATTATGGCATCACTTCCCCATGATGAAAAGGTTATACTCGTTGGACACAGCCTAGGAGGTTTGAGTTTGGCTCTAGCCATGGACAAATTCCCAGAGAAGATCTCAGTTGCTGTGTTTTTGACAGCCTTCATGCCAGACACAACACACCCAGCTTCTTATATTTTGGATCAG TACAATGAGAGGACTCCAGCAAAAGCATGGCTGGACACTCAATTTGCTCCCTATGGAGACTCTGATCCCCCTCTCATGACaatgttttttgggccaaagtTCTTTGCATCTAAGCTCTATCAGCTCTCCCCTGTCGAG GATCTTGAGTTGTCAAAGGTTTTGGCAAGGCCAGGGTCCCTATTTTTAGCAGATTTGGCGAAGGCAAAGAAGTTCACCAATGAAGGTTATGGGGCGGTGACAAGGGTCTTTGTCCTGTGTGGTGAAGATAAAGCTATACCAGTTGAGTTCCAGCGCTGGATGATCCAAAACAGTCCAGTCCAAGAAGTACTGGAGATTATGGATGCAGATCACATGCCTATGAATTCCAAGACACAAGAACTGTGTGATTGTCTCGTGGAAATAGCACAGAAACACTCGTAG
- the LOC120002593 gene encoding GDSL esterase/lipase At2g23540 yields the protein MKSYIVALVLTIFIYSFGANAADDSNLGASFIFGDSLVDAGNNNYLSTLSRANIKPNGIDFKASGGNPTGRFTNGRTIGDIVGEELGIPNYAVPFLAPNATGKTILYGVNYASGGGGIMNATGRIFVNRLGMDVQVDYFNITRRQFDQLLGASQARDYIMKKSIFSITIGANDFLNNYLLPVLSVGARISESPDAFVDDMLSHLRNQLTRMYQLDARKFVIGNVGPIGCIPYQKTINQLDENECVSLANQLATQYNGKLKDLLAQLNDNLPGATFILANVYDLVMELIRNYNKYGFITASRACCGNGGQFAGIIPCGPTSSMCQDRAKHVFWDPYHPSEAANIIIAKQLLDGGKQYISPMNLRQLRDL from the exons ATGAAGTCCTATATTGTGGCCTTGGTTCTTACCATCTTTATTTATAGCTTTGGTGCCAATGCTGCTGATGATAGTAATTTGGGAGCTTCATTCATATTTGGGGATTCACTAGTTGATGCTGGAAACAACAATTATCTATCAACATTGTCTAGGGCCAACATAAAACCAAATGGAATAGATTTCAAGGCATCTGGCGGAAACCCTACTGGCCGATTCACTAATGGGAGAACCATTGGTGATATTGTAG GTGAAGAACTGGGAATACCAAACTATGCTGTCCCATTTTTGGCTCCAAATGCTACTGGAAAAACTATACTTTATGGTGTGAATTATGCTTCAGGAGGAGGAGGGATTATGAATGCAACTGGAAGAATATTT GTTAATAGGCTAGGCATGGATGTTCAAGTTGACTACTTCAACATTACCAGAAGACAATTTGATCAACTCTTGGGGGCATCACAGGCCAGGGACTACATTATGAAGAAATCCATATTTTCAATCACTATTGGAGCAAATGATTTTCTGAACAACTATCTCCTTCCAGTACTCTCCGTTGGAGCAAGAATTTCCGAAAGTCCGGATGCTTTCGTCGATGATATGCTATCCCACTTAAGAAACCAACTCACT AGGATGTATCAGTTGGATGCTCGGAAATTCGTCATTGGAAACGTTGGACCGATAGGCTGCATACCTTACCAGAAGACAATAAACCAATTAGACGAAAATGAATGTGTGAGTTTGGCTAATCAGCTGGCAACACAGTACAATGGGAAGTTGAAGGATTTACTAGCACAACTCAATGACAACCTTCCTGGAGCAACCTTTATTTTGGCCAATGTGTATGATCTAGTCATGGAACTCATTAGAAACTATAACAAATATG GATTTATAACTGCAAGCAGAGCTTGCTGTGGAAATGGAGGTCAATTCGCGGGGATAATCCCTTGTGGACCGACGTCTAGTATGTGCCAGGATCGAGCAAAGCATGTGTTTTGGGATCCTTATCATCCAAGTGAGGCtgcaaatattataattgctaAGCAACTGCTTGATGGGGGGAAACAATACATATCTCCCATGAATCTCAGACAACTTAGAGACCTTTGA
- the LOC119981196 gene encoding salicylic acid-binding protein 2-like, with the protein MADIASVVFHFVLVHGICHGAWSWYKVTPQLEAAGHRVTTLDLTASGINNKSIEDVRSFHDYSKPLLEILASIPSDEKVILVGHSLGGLNVALGMDYFPHKISVALFVSAYMPDTRHQSSYVVEKLNERTAADSWQDTQFANYSNSDPPLVSLLFGPKFLASSLYQLSPVEDLELAKVLVRPGPRLQTGFARGDKYSNQGYGAVTRAYVICNEDKVIPVDFQRWMIKNYPAKEVREIKGADHMCMNSKPKQLSRHLLEIAHKYS; encoded by the exons atggcAGATATAGCAAGTGTTGTGTTCCACTTTGTTCTGGTGCACGGTATATGCCATGGAGCTTGGAGTTGGTACAAGGTGACACCACAACTAGAGGCTGCCGGCCACCGTGTCACCACCTTGGACCTCACCGCCTCTGGCATAAACAACAAGTCAATCGAGGATGTTCGATCGTTTCATGACTACAGTAAGCCTTTGCTGGAGATTTTGGCATCAATTCCTAGTGATGAGAAGGTTATACTAGTTGGGCACAGCCTAGGAGGTCTGAATGTGGCTTTAGGCATGGATTATTTCCCTCATAAGATCTCTGTTGCCTTGTTTGTGTCAGCCTACATGCCAGACACCAGACACCAATCTTCATACGTTGTGGAGAAG CTGAATGAGAGGACTGCAGCAGACTCGTGGCAAGACACTCAATTTGCAAACTACAGCAATTCTGATCCACCTCTCGTGTCATTACTTTTTGGGCCAAAGTTCTTGGCATCCAGCCTCTATCAGCTCTCCCCTGTTGAG GACCTTGAATTGGCAAAGGTTTTGGTAAGACCAGGACCAAGGCTTCAAACGGGTTTTGCGAGGGGGGACAAGTATTCTAATCAAGGTTACGGGGCAGTAACAAGGGCGTATGTAATATGCAATGAAGACAAAGTAATTCCTGTGGATTTCCAGCGCTGGATGATAAAAAATTACCCAGCTAAAGAAGTGAGGGAGATCAAAGGCGCGGATCATATGTGTATGAATTCCAAGCCAAAACAACTCTCTCGTCACCTTTTGGAGATTGCCCATAAGTATTCCTAA
- the LOC119999109 gene encoding nuclear pore complex protein NUP58 isoform X1 produces MAFSMFSTPQQQQPQQQLFQTQPFQQSSPLFPQQQQQQQQQPEQQQQQLYLFTNDKAPANYSTKWADLHPDSQKFLLHIEERILEYRDESQRLDQCSRLYDSSVSNEGFELDASHVVQELGSISTAMEQQKALLHELMTNVKVMLRNTEVAIRSFTMLRPRFAHPNVGGASSATAPSQAPGTVTPGSTVQQSVTSIVPLFDFYSGLPKKPSPFLQQTVARFEKYLGECRQWIEELEQLLFLDSDRNSSNPGALLQSLPKVMSNVHDFFVHVAAKVESIHQYIESMRTAYLADQRRRGAGNDPFLEANRRETAKQEAAAKRVHPTLHLPPNPQPSTKVAGLFASSSTPGQSTALQTVAGPSAGSSGGGFSLLNTPSSAPSVSMPSSSLFATPSTSAPVSSLFGSSGASPQTPLFGPSSASLFGSASTPSLFNTAASTFGPATSAGGGLFSTPFASGAATGSGASFGPSSKSSRPKSRTARR; encoded by the exons ATGGCGTTTTCTATGTTTTCAACTCCCCAGCAACAGCAGCCCCAGCAACAGCTCTTCCAGACCCAGCCTTTCCAACAAAGTAGCCCTCTTTTCccacaacaacaacagcagcagcaacagcaacctgaacaacagcagcagcagttgTACCTATTTACCAATGATAAAGCGCCAGCGAATTACAGTACCAAATGGGCAGATCTCCATCCGGATTCCCAGAAGTTTCTCCTCCATATTGA GGAACGAATATTGGAGTATCGGGATGAGAGCCAGAGGTTAGATCAGTGTAGTCGTCTTTATGATTCCTCAGTTTCCAATGAAGGTTTTGAGCTTGATGCTAGCCATGTTGTACAG GAACTTGGTAGTATTAGTACTGCCATGGAACAGCAGAAAGCTCTGCTGCACGAACTGATGACCAATGTTAAAGTTATGTTGAGAAATACAGAGGTAGCCATTCGTTCTTTTACTATGTTACGTCCAAGGTTTGCTCATCCGAATGTGGGAGGTGCTTCAAGTGCCACCGCACCATCACAAGCTCCGGGAACCGTGACGCCAGGTTCTACTGTTCAACAATCAGTTACGTCTATAGTGCCCCTTTTTGATTTCTATAGTGGGCTTCCAAAGAAACCATCTCCATTCCTGCAGCAGACAGTTGCCAGATTTGAGAAATACTTGGGTGAGTGTCGGCAGTGGATTGAAGAGTTAGAGCAATTGTTATTCTTAGACTCTGACAGAAATTCTTCTAATCCGGGAGCCTTACTACAGTCCCTTCCAAAAGTCATGTCAAATGTACACGATTTTTTTGTTCATGTGGCTGCCAAG GTGGAGAGTATTCATCAGTACATTGAATCAATGAGAACTGCTTATCTTGCTGACCAGCGCCGCCGGGGGGCCGGAAATGATCCTTTTCTTGAGGCTAATCGTAGGGAAACAGCGAAACAAGAAGCTGCTGCCAAGAGGGTGCATCCAACTTTGCACTTACCGCCAAACCCACAGCCTTCGACAAAAGTTGCTGGTTTGTTTGCCAGCTCCAGTACCCCTGGTCAATCAACTGCTCTACAGACAGTTGCAGGACCATCAGCTGGTTCTTCGGGGGGTGGATTCTCTCTTTTAAACACACCATCTTCTGCTCCATCTGTCTCCATGCCGTCATCTTCATTGTTTGCAACGCCTTCTACCTCTGCTCCCGTATCTTCTTTGTTTGGATCATCTGGTGCCTCACCCCAGACACCACTGTTTGGTCCCTCGTCAGCATCACTGTTTGGTTCTGCTTCAACTCCCTCTTTGTTCAATACCGCTGCTTCAACTTTTGGTCCAGCCACTTCTGCGGGAGGTGGACTATTTTCAACTCCATTTGCTTCAG GTGCTGCAACTGGATCGGGGGCTAGCTTTGGTCCTTCATCT AAGTCATCGCGTCCAAAGTCTCGAACTGCTCGGCGCTAG
- the LOC120015854 gene encoding salicylic acid-binding protein 2-like — MANTASVVFHFVLVHGVCHGAWSWYKVKPQLEAAGHRVTAFDLAASGINNQSIEDVGSFHEYSKPLLEILASIPSDEKVILVGHSLGGLNVALGMDYFPHKISVAVFVSAFMPDTTHQSSYVLDKLAETAPADPADFWQDTQFVNYSNSDPPLMSLLFGPKFLASNLYQLSPVEDLELAKVLVRPGPSFQTGFAKGDKYSNEGYGAVTRVYVVCDEDKVIPVDFQRWMIQNYPVREVREINGADHMAMNSKPKQLSRHLLEIAHKCS, encoded by the exons atggcgaATACAGCAAGTGTTGTGTTCCATTTTGTTCTAGTGCACGGTGTATGCCATGGAGCTTGGAGTTGGTACAAGGTGAAACCACAACTAGAGGCTGCCGGCCACCGTGTCACCGCCTTCGACCTCGCCGCCTCTGGCATAAACAATCAGTCAATCGAGGATGTTGGTTCGTTTCATGAGTACAGTAAGCCTTTGCTGGAGATCTTGGCATCAATTCCTAGTGACGAGAAGGTTATACTAGTTGGACACAGCCTTGGAGGTCTAAATGTGGCTCTAGGCATGGACTATTTCCCTCATAAGATCTCAGTGGCTGTGTTTGTTTCAGCCTTCATGCCTGATACCACACATCAGTCTTCATATGTTTTGGATAAG CTGGCGGAGACGGCTCCAGCAGACCCAGCAGATTTCTGGCAGGACACCCAATTTGTAAACTACAGCAACTCTGATCCACCTCTCATGTCATTACTTTTTGGGCCTAAGTTCTTGGCATCCAACCTCTATCAGCTCTCCCCTGTCGAG GATCTTGAATTGGCAAAGGTTTTGGTAAGGCCAGGACCATCGTTTCAAACAGGTTTTGCGAAGGGGGACAAGTATTCTAATGAAGGTTATGGGGCAGTAACAAGGGTGTATGTGGTATGCGATGAAGACAAAGTAATTCCTGTGGATTTCCAGCGCTGGATGATCCAGAATTATCCAGTCAGAGAAGTGAGGGAGATCAATGGTGCAGATCATATGGCTATGAATTCCAAGCCAAAACAACTCTCTCGTCACCTCTTAGAGATAGCCCATAAGTGTTCCTAA
- the LOC119987497 gene encoding uncharacterized protein LOC119987497 — protein sequence MPTLKKTTLNADTLTSPDLRINNDQTQKISLYEQSREERIKENMQKMKNLGLKDISLTLRSIDRPNKRQRNPALAHKAAPVIPYGPQRRSSRLQNATPVSYSEYVALNDDQDPKLEMGSKPEVYTEDHEKLLGNTEMSWTLFVDGFGKDGRRIYDPVKGKTCHQCRQKTLGLRTHCSQCNLVQGQFCGDCLYMRYGEHVVEAIENPNWICPACRGICNCSLCRQAKGWPATGSLYRKISNLGFKSVAHYLIQTQRSQNNVEKDSGSLNQVSAKRSLPFSDMETLSTESPAVNNDQLGSLKTKADEKREGESKNEESMQSGPYLATDDQSLADSHQILKRKRALSFEPECIAGQQRQTSMDHDIASSGMKENILNVEQGVDNTSSVMALVQEKEMLIVDNQHDGSNIAIEICPKLEKPSYTTEPNPNSIAGKLGQHSVNNGGCDEESRGRYKQLDVDKGSNGTLSDQELKKENKTCFVEHSKVVLDPKLKKKPARVSKLGTDGIAERLKQRHRLSKGLDEEVPPTMNDKASVMRLATNNISSGKADIDLDANPVKTSPDDFIRRLRPRIKTT from the exons ATGCCGACTCTGAAGAAGACAACCCTAAACGCAGACACCCTAACAAGCCCCGACCTCCGTATCAACAATGACCAGACTCAAAAGATTTCTCTCTATGAGCAATCAAGAGAGGAGAGAATCAAAGAGAACATGCAAAAGATGAAAAATCTGGGTCTAAAAGATATCTCTCTCACGCTTCGGTCAATTGATCGTCCTAATAAGCGCCAGAGGAACCCAGCTTTGGCTCACAAAGCCGCTCCAGTGATTCCATATGGTCCCCAGAGGCGCTCCTCCAG ATTGCAGAATGCAACGCCGGTTAGTTACTCGGAGTATGTGGCTTTGAACGATGATCAGGACCCCAAGCTAGAGATGGGTTCAAAACCAGAGGTTTACACAGAAGATCATGAGAAGTTGTTGGGAAACACTGAGATGAGCTGGACACTTTTTGTGGATGGTTTTGGAAAGGACGGAAGACGAATTTATGATCCAGTCAAAGGAAAGACTTGCCATCAATGCAG ACAGAAGACTCTTGGACTCCGCACTCACTGCAGCCAATGCAACTTGGTCCAGGGACAGTTTTGTGGGGATTGTTTATACATGAG ATATGGGGAGCATGTAGTTGAAGCTATCGAGAACCCAAATTGGATTTGCCCGGCCTGTCGTGGAATTTGCAACTGCAGCTTGTGTAGACAGGCAAAAGGATGGCCAGCAACTGGTTCTCTTTATAGGAAG ATATCAAATCTGGGCTTCAAGTCAGTTGCACATTATCTCATTCAAACCCAGCGCTCTCAAAATAATGTAGAAAAGGATTCAGGTAGTCTCAATCAAGTTTCTGCAAAGAGGTCACTGCCTTTTTCAGATATGGAAACTCTGTCCACAGAATCTCCAGCGGTCAATAATGATCAACTTGGATCGTTAAAGACTAAAGCTGATGAAAAAAGAGAGGGAGAATCCAAAAATGAGGAGAGCATGCAAAGCGGCCCATATCTAGCAACTGATGATCAAAGTTTGGCTGACAGTCACCAGATACTTAAAAGGAAGCGTGCATTGTCTTTTGAACCAGAATGTATTGCTGGACAACAAAGGCAGACAAGTATGGACCATGATATTGCATCAAGTGGAATGAAGGAGAACATTTTGAATGTCGAGCAAGGTGTAGATAATACATCGTCTGTTATGGCATTGGTGCAAGAGAAGGAAATGCTTATTGTGGATAACCAACATGATGGCAGTAATATTGCAATTGAGATTTGTCCGAAACTTGAGAAGCCTTCTTATACCACTGAACCAAACCCAAACAGCATTGCTGGAAAGTTAGGGCAGCATAGCGTAAATAATGGAGGCTGTGATGAGGAGTCCAGAGGAAGATATAAGCAATTAGATGTTGATAAAGGGTCAAATGGTACACTTTCTGATCAGGAACtgaagaaggaaaacaaaacttgttttgTGGAGCATAGCAAAGTTGTCTTGGACCCAAAGCTTAAGAAGAAGCCTGCTCGAGTCAGCAAACTGGGTACAGATGGTATTGCTGAAAGATTAAAGCAAAGGCATAGATTGAGCAAAGGCCTTGATGAAGAGGTACCACCAACCATGAATGACAAAGCTTCGGTTATGAGACTGGCTACTAATAATATCTCATCAGGAAAGGCAGACATTGACCTTGACGCAAATCCTGTGAAAACTAGCCCAGACGATTTTATACGAAGATTGAGGCCTAGAATCAAGACAACATGA